From Tripterygium wilfordii isolate XIE 37 chromosome 16, ASM1340144v1, whole genome shotgun sequence, one genomic window encodes:
- the LOC119980689 gene encoding pollen-specific leucine-rich repeat extensin-like protein 3, which yields HSPPPPPPHYSSPPPPPPHSPPPPPHSPPPPPPHYSSPPPPPPHSPPPPPPHYSSPPPPPPHSPPPPPHYSSPPPPPPHNYSSPPPPPPHSPPPPPPPHYSSPPPPPPHYSSPPPPPPHSPPPPPHYSSPPPPPKATCPTDTLKLGACANVLKGLLGIVIGTPPVEPCCSLIEGLVDLEAALCLCTAIKVDLGLIHLNVPIDLSLVLNDCGKSLPSGFQCPA from the exons cacagcccaccaccacctccacctcaCTACAGCAGcccaccacctcctccaccacacagcccaccacctccaccacacagcccaccaccacctccacctcaCTACAGCAGcccaccacctcctccaccacacagcccaccaccacctccacctcaCTACAGCagcccaccaccacctccaccacacagcccaccaccaccacctcacTACAGCAGcccaccacctcctccaccacata ACTACAGCagcccaccaccacctccaccacacagcccaccaccaccacctccacctcaCTACAGCAgcccacctccacctccacctcacTACAGCagcccaccaccacctccaccacacagcccaccaccaccacctcacTACAGcagcccaccaccaccaccaaaggCAACATGCCCAACAGATACCCTAAAGTTGGGTGCATGTGCTAATGTTTTGAAAGGGTTGCTAGGGATTGTGATTGGAACACCACCAGTTGAACCTTGTTGCAGCCTCATTGAGGGTTTAGTTGATCTTGAAGCTGCTCTTTGCCTTTGCACAGCCATTAAAGTTGATCTCGGTTTAATCCACCTTAATGTCCCCATTGATTTGAGCTTGGTTCTCAATGACTGTGGAAAGAGTCTTCCCTCTGGCTTCCAATGCCCTGCATAA
- the LOC119980991 gene encoding uncharacterized protein LOC119980991 codes for MSDPYEKAKGGRLSFKGGGLASRSKAIDKKKKKKKKANEDTVIEEGAELMQQQEVDGDGGTEEIYTIDAAKRRKYDDLFPVEAKKFGYDPKAKSKSVEEALDDRVKKKADRYCK; via the coding sequence ATGTCGGATCCGTACGAAAAAGCGAAAGGCGGCAGACTGAGCTTCAAAGGCGGAGGCTTGGCCTCTCGCAGCAAAGCCAttgacaaaaagaagaagaagaaaaagaaggccAACGAGGACACTGTGATTGAAGAGGGTGCAGAGCTGATGCAGCAGCAGGAGGTGGACGGTGACGGCGGGACCGAAGAAATATACACTATCGATGCCGCCAAGCGCAGGAAGTACGATGACCTCTTTCCCGTCGAGGCAAAGAAGTTCGGTTACGACCCTAAAGCTAAGTCCAAGTCCGTCGAGGAGGCTCTTGATGACCGTGTCAAGAAGAAGGCCGATCGCTACTGTAAATAA
- the LOC119981393 gene encoding uncharacterized protein LOC119981393, whose product MSSWRRVLKSLQALAAHSLLLCFTVLLVLKLDHIVPNSWWVVFFPLWIFHAVVARGRFSLPAPSVPHNRHWAPCHAIVATPLLIAFELLLCIHLESVYVIGSAAVNLKIVFLPLLLFEIIVLVDNFRMCRALMPGDEESMSDEAIWETLPHFWVAISMVFFVAATVFTLLKLCGDVGALGWWDLFINFGIAECFAFLVCTKWSNPVIHRNSHTREATSSSTTIRYLDWNSGLVVSSSEEDQHTDRMCGLQDIGGHIMKIPVIGFQVLLCMRLEGTPTGARNISLPLIFSPLFVLQVAGVLFAASKLVEKLLLLLQNGAGSGRYFTFSSRAYDYLSFLRHGSRFLGWWSIDEGSHEERARLFQEGASGYNTFCGYPPEMVKKMPKKDLAEEIWRLQAALGEQTEITKYSQQEFERLQNEKVLCRVCFEGEISMVLLPCRHRILCSICCEKCKRCPICRVAIEERLPVYDV is encoded by the exons ATGTCGAGCTGGCGTAGAGTGTTGAAGTCCTTACAGGCACTGGCGGCTCATAGCCTCCTCCTTTGTTTCACCGTCCTCCTCGTCCTCAAGCTCGACCATATCGTCCCTAACTCTTGGTG GGTAGTTTTTTTCCCACTTTGGATATTTCATGCAGTTGTTGCCCGAGGAAGATTTTCGTTACCTGCTCCTTCAGTCCCTCATAATCGCCAT TGGGCACCTTGCCATGCAATTGTCGCAACACCATTGCTTATTGCATTTGAGCTGCTCCTTTGCATACATCTGGAGAGTGTTTATG TTATTGGTTCTGCAGCAGTAAACTTGAAGATCGTCTTTCTTCCCTTACTGCTATTTGAAATCATTGTTTTAGTTGACAATTTCAG AATGTGTAGGGCACTGATGCCGGGAGATGAGGAAAGCATGAGCGATGAAGCAATATGGGAGACCCTACCT CACTTCTGGGTGGCAATTTCAATGGTTTTCTTTGTGGCTGCTACAGTTTTCACCCTCCTAAAGCTATGTG GTGATGTAGGTGCCCTTGGCTGGTGGgacttatttataaattttgg CATCGCGGAGTGCTTTGCCTTTCTTGTTTGTACAAAGTGGTCTAATCCGGTGATTCACAGAAATTCTCACACAAGAGAAGCTACTTCATCTTCCACAACTATCAGATATCTTGACTGGAATAGTGGTTTAGTAGTTTCTTCTTCCGAGGAGGATCAGCATACAGATAGAATGTGCGGCCTGCAAGACATTGGTGGCCATATTATGAAAATTCCAGTAATTGGTTTCCAAGTGCTCCTTTGTATGCGCTTAGAG GGAACACCTACTGGTGCTAGAAATATATCTCTACCTCttattttctctcctcttttcgTACTTCAAGTAGCTGGTGTCCTATTTGCTGCTTCTAAGTTGGTGGAGAAACTTTTGCTTTTACTGCAAAATGGAGCTGGCTCGGGAAGATATTTTACGTTCTCTTCAAGAGCTTATGACTACTTGAGTTTCTTGCGTCATGGTTCCAG GTTTTTGGGTTGGTGGTCTATTGATGAAGGAAGTCATGAGGAACGGGCCAGACTTTTTCAAGAAGGGGCTTCTGG GTATAACACTTTCTGTGGTTATCCACCTGAGATGGTGAAGAAAATGCCTAAGAAGGATCTTGCCGAGGAG ATCTGGAGACTTCAAGCAGCCCTTGGTGAGCAGACAGAAATAACCAAGTATAGCCAGCAGGAGTTTGAAAGACTTCAAAAT GAAAAGGTGTTGTGTAGGGTTTGCTTCGAAGGAGAAATCAGCATGGTCCTGCTTCCATGTAGGCATCGCATCCTTTGTAG CATCTGCTGTGAGAAGTGTAAAAGGTGCCCAATTTGCCGAGTCGCCATTGAGGAGCGATTACCTGTTTATGATGTTTAA
- the LOC119981145 gene encoding zinc finger BED domain-containing protein DAYSLEEPER-like codes for MNFGTVTVTEKTENEMDWNVNTTYKTYKDMETKSMMDMALIPNIDPIDIGLGSSEKGNVTPSVKTRKKTMTSVYLKFFETAPDGKSRRCKFCGQSYSIATATGNLGRHLSNRHQGYDKSGDVVPSSSAPQSTPVVIKKSQPQGKGPQVDYDHLNWLLIKWLILASLPPSTLEEKWLVNSFKFLNPAIHLWPGEKYKAVLCEVFRCMQDDVRACLEQVCSMVSITLDFWTSYEQICFMSVTCQWIDENWAFQKVLLDVCRISYPSGGNEIYHCLIKVLKMYNIENRVLSCTHDNSQSAIHACHTLKEALDAQKVAPFCYIPCAAHTLNMIIDDGLRTTKPVISKIREFALELNASGEISEDFIQFATAYQEGSWEFPLDTSARWSGNYMMLDIARKAEKSMDAVIRKYKETLGSRLLLNSAEKNAVMIIQGYLEPFYKTTNNICTNKVPTIGLVLFFMDHISETITICRESRHSPDWLKNAAEDMAKKARNYGNQVSNIFTYMTAILDPRIKSELIPESLNKENHLEEARTHFMRNYSTSHFSNVTVYGAQEIGDGGSVSFAEEIARKKRRPSMNNATDELTQYLSEPLAPIPTDVLEWWKINSTRYPRLSVMARDFLAVQPISVAPEGLFCGKGDEIDKQRLCIPHDSTQAILCIRSWTQVGFKLKYKSTEIDYERLMELAAAAAADNIATGFDKKHK; via the exons ATGAACTTTGGG ACAGTTACAGTTACTGAGAAAACTGAGAACGAAATGGACTGGAATGTGAACACCACTTATAAAACTTACAAAG ATATGGAAACAAAATCCATGATGGATATGGCGCTCATTCCAAACATTGATCCCATTGATATTGGACTTGGTTCCTCGGAAAAGGGGAATGTTACTCCTTCAgtcaaaacaagaaagaaaactaTGACATCTGTCTATCTCAAGTTTTTTGAGACAGCTCCTGATGGGAAAAGTAGGAGATGCAAGTTTTGTGGACAGAGTTATTCAATTGCTACTGCTACAG GTAATTTGGGGAGGCACCTAAGTAACAGGCATCAAGGATATGATAAGTCAGGAGATGTTGTCCCCAGTAGCTCAGCACCACAATCCACCCCTGTTGTAATCAAGAAATCTCAACCACAAGGGAAAGGACCTCAGGTTGATTATGATCATCTGAATTGGCTGCTCATTAAATGGCTTATTTTAGCTTCTCTTCCTCCTTCAACCTTGGAAGAAAAATGGCTGGTGAACTCGTTTAAGTTTCTCAATCCTGCAATCCACCTTTGGCCAGGTGAGAAGTACAAAGCAGTCTTATGTGAAGTTTTCAGGTGCATGCAGGACGATGTGAGGGCGTGTTTGGAACAGGTTTGTTCTATGGTTTCAATAACCCTTGACTTTTGGACTTCATATGAACAAATTTGTTTCATGAGTGTCACATGCCAATGGATTGATGAAAACTGGGCATTCCAAAAGGTTCTTCTTGATGTATGTCGCATATCATACCCTTCTGGTGGTAATGAGATATACCACTGCCTGATAAAGGTTCTCAAGATGTATAACATTGAGAATAGAGTCCTTTCTTGTACCCATGACAACAGCCAAAGTGCTATTCATGCTTGCCATACTCTAAAAGAGGCTTTGGATGCTCAGAAAGTGGCCCCATTCTGTTATATCCCTTGTGCTGCACATACGCTGAACATGATTATTGATGATGGATTAAGAACAACCAAACCAGTCATATCCAAGATCAGGGAGTTTGCTTTAGAATTAAATGCATCTGGGGAGATCTCAGAGGATTTTATTCAGTTTGCAACAGCTTATCAAGAAGGTAGTTGGGAATTTCCTCTTGACACTTCGGCACGCTGGAGCGGCAATTACATGATGCTTGACATTGCACGCAAG GCAGAAAAGTCAATGGATGCAGTTATCAGGAAGTACAAGGAAACACTAGGCAGTAGGCTACTGCTAAACTCTGCGGAGAAAAATGCAGTTATGATCATACAAGGATACTTAGAGCCCTTCTACAAAACCACAAACAACATCTGCACAAATAAGGTGCCCACAATTGGGCTGGTTCTCTTTTTTATGGATCACATTTCTGAAACAATCACTATCTGCAGAGAGTCCCGTCATAGTCCAGACTGGCTAAAAAATGCTGCTGAAGACATGGCTAAGAAGGCCAGGAATTATGGCAACCAGGTTTCTAACATATTCACATACATGACAGCAATTCTCGATCCCAGAATCAAAAGTGAGCTTATCCCTGAGAGTCTCAACAAAGAAAATCATCTTGAGGAAGCAAGGACCCACTTCATGAGAAATTACTCTACCAGCCACTTCTCAAATGTGACAGTTTATGGTGCTCAAGAGATTGGAGATGGAGGGAGTGTTTCTTTTGCAGAGGAAATTGCTCGAAAGAAGCGAAGGCCAAGCATGAACAATGCCACCGACGAGCTCACTCAGTATCTATCAGAACCTCTTGCTCCTATACCAACAGATGTTCTGGAGTGGTGGAAAATCAACAGTACACGCTACCCTCGGCTCTCTGTAATGGCTCGGGATTTTCTGGCTGTGCAGCCTATTTCAGTAGCACCGGAAGGACTTTTCTGTGGTAAAGGTGATGAAATAGATAAGCAACGGTTATGTATTCCACATGATAGCACACAAGCCATCCTTTGTATTAGATCGTGGACACAAGTTGGCTTCAAATTGAAGTATAAATCAACTGAGATAGACTACGAGAGGTTGATGGAACTGGCGGCGGCTGCAGCAGCAGATAATATTGCCACTGGTTTTGATAAGAAACACAAATGA
- the LOC119980593 gene encoding single-stranded DNA-binding protein, mitochondrial-like, with the protein MAGLVGTRLCRYLFSTSPKISQISMPFSTSLSSHEDSDHDKPGLDLDNDAVPDASQQPPPSSSASSPEGSGGKREIYDRPLENGLDVGIYKAIIVGQVGQSPIKKKLRSGRSVALFSVGTGGIRNNRRPLENEDPRDYANRCAVQWHRVSVYPERLGDIAVKHALPGSIIYLEGNLETKIFTDPITGLVRRIREIAIRQNGRLVFLGKGAEDDNQSRSSEFKGVGYY; encoded by the exons atggcAGGTTTGGTTGGTACCCGACTCTGTCGCTATCTTTTCTCCACAAGCCCTAAAATTTCTCAGATTTCTATGCCTTTCTCCACCAGCCTTTCGTCTCACGAGGACTCCGACCATGACAAGCCGGGCTTGGACTTGGACAACGACGCAGTTCCTGACGCATCCCAACAGCCACCACCATCATCGTCAGCATCATCACCTGAGGGATCGGGTGGAAAACGGGAGATTTATGATCGACCACTTGAGAACGGTCTTGACGTGGGTATTTACAAG GCGATTATTGTGGGGCAAGTGGGGCAGAGTCCGATAAAGAAGAAGCTGCGCAGTGGGAGGTCAGTCGCTCTGTTTTCAGTTGGAACTGGTGGAATTCGCAATAATCGCAGGCCATTGGAGAACGAGGATCCGAGGGATTATGCAAATCGATGTGCTGTTCAGTGGCATAGGGTTTCAGTATATCCAGAAAGGCTGGGGGATATTGCCGTGAAGCATGCTCTACCTGG TTCAATTATATATTTGGAGGGAAACCTGGAGACCAAAATCTTCACCGATCCAATTACTGGTCTTGTTCGACGGATAAGAGAGATTGCAATACGTCAAAATG GTCGTCTTGTGTTTCTCGGCAAAGGTGCTGAGGATGACAATCAATCACGTTCATCAGAATTTAAGGGCGTTGGCTATTACTAG
- the LOC119980990 gene encoding probable translation initiation factor eIF-2B subunit delta, whose protein sequence is MDARRVPRTVPKVRQVGFFAPNDPPVQPIRTQSGPTGSGSPPLSDSPASNSLSPVMIPPPRHLSDNLTSRVTAAVPVPDSAYRRPNAGDNIPVGSFNTSESLLRDEELSEDAASTQGLGWFSRSDSTKLASSFPGGGFDLTSLQSSSEALAATATATATPVELKKPPAAPEKSGGAVAGVQDVLTSSSKPVKAKTTRAERRALQESQRAAKATGKVEGNKSAAVSKAAPSGKAVKQPPQRKEGPPAASSVAASEKKGVDRQPERERKKDVPPPRMQFDDKNRVEKAKRRAVVNQTEARNRVELFRHLPQYEWGTQLPDLESKFFQLYPMHPAVYKVGLQFLAGDISGGNARCIAMLQAFQEALRDYSTPTEKTLIRDLTAKISSYVSFLIECRPLSMSMGNAIRFLKSRIAKLPLDLAESEAKAALCSEIDHFINEKMVLADKVIVRHAVTKIRDGDVLLTYGSSCVVEMILLYAHELGKQFHVVVVDSHPKLEGQALLRRLISKGLSCTYTHINAVSYIMHEVTRVFLGASSVLSNGTVYSRIGTSCVAMVAHAFHVPVLICCEAYKFHERVLLDSICSNELGDPDAIAKIHGRTDVNYLDDLSNTENLQLLNLLYDASPSDYISLIITDYGMIPPTSVPVIVREYNREHLWM, encoded by the exons ATGGACGCCCGTCGCGTTCCCCGTACTGTTCCCAAGGTGAGGCAGGTGGGGTTCTTCGCACCCAACGATCCGCCGGTGCAACCGATTCGGACTCAGTCCGGGCCGACGGGGTCTGGCTCACCTCCGCTGTCGGATTCTCCCGCCAGCAACTCTCTGTCACCAGTCATGATTCCGCCGCCGCGTCACCTCTCTGACAACCTTACTTCTCGCGTCACAGCCGCTGTTCCAGTGCCGGACTCGGCATACCGACGACCAAACGCAGGAGATAATATCCCCGTGGGAAGCTTCAACACCTCGGAGTCGCTGCTGCGCGACGAAGAGTTATCAGAGGATGCTGCCTCGACTCAAGGGCTTGGGTGGTTTAGCAGGAGTGATTCCACAAAATTAGCTTCGAGTTTCCCTGGCGGCGGCTTTGATTTGACGTCGCTGCAATCATCGTCGGAGGCATTGGCAGCTACAGCTACAGCTACAGCTACACCTGTTGAATTGAAGAAGCCTCCTGCAGCGCCAG AAAAAAGTGGAGGGGCTGTTGCTGGAGTGCAGGATGTGCTGACATCAAGTTCAAAGCCAGTGAAAGCTAAAACGACAAGAGCTGAGAGGCGTGCTTTGCAGGAGTCGCAACGAGCTGCAAAAGCTACAGGAAAAG TCGAGGGAAACAAATCTGCTGCTGTATCTAAGGCAGCTCCTTCTGGTAAAGCTGTGAAACAGCCACCCCAGAGGAAAGAGGGTCCTCCAGCTGCATCATCAGTTGCAGCTTCTGAGAAGAAAGGAGTTGATCGTCAACCtgagagggaaagaaagaaagatgtgCCTCCCCCACGGATGCAATTTGATGATAAGAATAGAGTGGAGAAGGCTAAAAGGCGTGCAGTGGTGAATCAAACGGAGGCGAGGAACCGAGTTGAATTGTTCCGGCATTTGCCGCAATATGAATGGGGAACACAACTTCCTGATCTTGAGTCCAAATTTTTCCAGCTTTACCCAATGCATCCAGCTGTTTACAAG GTTGGATTACAATTTTTGGCTGGAGATATATCTGGGGGTAATGCCCGTTGTATTGCAATGCTTCAGGCATTTCAAGAAGCCCTTAGGGACTACTCTACCCCAACTGAAAAGACTCTTATTAGAGATTTAACTGCAAAAATCAGTAGTTATGTTTCATTTTTGATTGAATGCCGGCCGCTTTCTATGAGCATGGGAAATGCAATCAGGTTTCTAAAGAGCCGAATTGCCAAGCTACCTTTAGACCTTGCTGAATCAGAAGCAAAAGCAGCCCTTTGTTCTGAGATTGATCACTTCATCAACGAGAAGATGGTACTTGCTGACAAGGTCATAGTTAGACACGCCGTTACAAAAATAAGGGATGGGGATGTGCTCCTGACCTATGGATCATCTTGTGTCGTGGAAATGATTCTATTATATGCCCATGAACTTGGGAAACAGTTCCATGTTGTTGTAGTAGACTCACATCCAAAGCTTGAAGGCCAAGCGTTGCTTCGTAGGTTGATTTCAAAGGGCCTGAGTTGTACCTATACTCACATTAATGCTGTTTCTTACATTATGCATGAGGTGACCCGTGTTTTTCTAGGTGCATCCTCTGTTTTGTCTAATGGTACTGTATATTCAAGGATCGGAACTTCATGTGTTGCCATGGTCGCTCATGCATTCCATGTTCCGGTCTTGATTTGCTGTGAAGCATATAAATTTCACGAAAGGGTACTGCTTGATTCTATATGTTCAAATGAGCTAG GTGACCCAGATGCAATTGCAAAGATACATGGGAGAACTGATGTGAATTACCTTGATGATTTGTCCAATACGGAGAATCTTCAACTTCTTAATTTATT GTATGATGCCAGTCCTTCAGATTATATCTCTCTTATCATCACGGATTATGGCATG atccCACCTACAAGCGTGCCTGTCATTGTCCGTGAATATAACAGGGAGCACCTGTGGATGTAG